The following proteins are encoded in a genomic region of Diabrotica virgifera virgifera chromosome 1, PGI_DIABVI_V3a:
- the LOC126889601 gene encoding uncharacterized protein LOC126889601, whose protein sequence is MDMNTNTGSCTESLSNECCQFLNILNDDTFNPDNCLVWAQQNDPLVVDDDVDQQNMKYEKSKPPTGGVPYEIKLITLFAVTGVKYYKNCNWRLSTQDNCAGKFDDLVCQSNSGAILVQAKTKSTSCIPENEVISDSPKKTDYNLIAYILSYKNIKIKNIKYLLLCTNTHIKSPLFEISKQEDKQITDIFKRSKLFGVKLDTQTVRKIYRTIRKFKKNIKPDHKKELWKRTMVSKRDIKAFILKFRYIKISEAELGANIEEEINSFNQKVNYIYLLHQIETWYRMERNQEDYLTNLYTHSIFYGEQSRHLTEMYLDPSINFETMHEMYENKIVFVKPGIHYHWSLRRIVQSLRHFDKKPDNLFYNQILFIQENEISYINLFKLKKFKYLIICLPQSTNDQVKNACQILETIMGGNSKKLAFFVANETSYSNNNVLTSIEDKISLSWFNSDSRDVLLNREIVFQFPKKTLKLRELLNYAQDLEKHIDEQILTRLRDLNTFHIGRYVKSLENIKYCHISRSLKSATGLPVSNYDFDAFDKRVFVLVGPPGSGKSTYLIKVAHLKKERSPQTWIIHLDIASVVKFLEANEGEPLMNLFYQLEGTESNFEQELMNSLEKYVLIDGFIELNTTYLIYFKKMITLLLKVNSISKIFIALRDNHISMQALKAVKEVEILIINPFSEDDQQTYFNMAIQSIKDKSSFHKFVETFTKLNHLMSNPLYMSLMFEIFVESEKQTSIILTRENVYEIYNYFLKIKKRVFALEYSEENSVLCSILDDTFERYLNDMRLIAVKNIFANTDCEKFFELISIHDFVLRIGIIEKSYDEYIFRHKTFEEYLSAEYIWKLVCTKSKKILSELLDIIFFNFEYAGTCSFFDDILQIASKDNLTKISEVYNEIFSEPERIERTNITYLAQQGNINTLKLFLTKSKDCSKILSKTYSNGRTVLHYSATYPKLIEFLAEKGADINALDDKGYGICHYAMSSYLSEMYNKSMTTKDVHALVRYLMIERDDFLVDIVDEFGNTLLHYFCMDNQLLEIVQFLCSENTSLCTAQNLFGNTPLHFAAHNDAHEIIHYFVEHMNIDILRVKNLKGDSLIHSASSGNAVNVLDYINESHEVIFKDLIDLENDNKHTALDHAFLNCAYEAIQYLEGNYAKHGTT, encoded by the coding sequence ATGGACATGAATACGAATACAGGAAGCTGTACTGAGAGTTTAAGTAATGAATGTTGTCAATTTCTCAATATTTTAAATGACGATACATTTAATCCTGACAATTGTCTTGTTTGGGCACAACAAAACGATCCTTTAGTCGTTGACGATGACGTTGACCAACAAAATATGAAATATGAAAAATCCAAACCTCCAACTGGCGGGGTCCCCTATGAAATTAAATTAATAACCTTATTTGCAGTCACAggtgtaaaatattataaaaactgcAATTGGAGGTTGTCGACCCAAGACAATTGTGCAGGTAAGTTTGATGATCTGGTGTGCCAATCTAATTCTGGAGCAATTTTAGTCCAAGCAAAAACGAAAAGCACATCATGTATCCCTGAAAATGAAGTTATTTCAGATTCTCCAAAAAAAACTGACTATAACTTGATTGCATATATTTTATCATACAagaatataaaaatcaaaaatataaaatatttgttattatGCACCAATACTCACATTAAATCACCTCTATTTGAAATTAGTAAACAGGAGGACAAACAGATTACAGATATATTTAAAAGAAGTAAATTATTTGGTGTTAAACTAGATACGCAAACGGTTAGAAAAATTTATAGAACTATCCGTAAGTTTAAAAAGAATATTAAGCCAGATCATAAAAAGGAGTTATGGAAAAGAACCATGGTAAGCAAAAGAGATATAAaagcatttattttaaaatttcggTATATAAAAATAAGCGAAGCTGAATTAGGAGCAAATATTGAGGAAGAAATTAACAGTTTTAACCAAAAAGTGAACTATATATATCTACTTCATCAAATAGAGACTTGGTATAGAATGGAACGTAACCAGGAAGATTATTTGACTAATCTCTACACGCATTCCATTTTCTATGGAGAACAGAGTAGACATCTGACGGAAATGTATCTAGATCCGTCAATTAATTTTGAAACTATGCATGAAATGTACGAGAACAAAATTGTTTTTGTCAAACCAGGTATTCATTATCATTGGAGTTTAAGACGCATTGTTCAAAGTTTAAGACACTTTGACAAAAAGCCGGATAATCTGTTTTACAACCAAATTTTATTTATCCAAGAAAATGAGATTAGTTACAtcaatttgtttaaattaaaaaaatttaaatatcttatAATTTGCCTTCCTCAATCTACGAATGATCAAGTTAAGAACGCGTGCCAGATATTGGAAACAATTATGGGTGGAAACTCAAAAAAATTAGCATTTTTCGTTGCTAATGAGACAAGTTACTCTAACAACAACGTACTTACAAGTATCGAAGACAAGATTTCTTTGAGCTGGTTTAACTCTGATTCGAGAGACGTTTTATTAAATAGAGAAATTGTGTTCCAATTTCCAAAGAAGACTTTAAAGTTAAGGGAGCTACTTAATTATGCTCAAGACCTTGAAAAACATATTGACGAACAGATATTAACAAGATTAAGAGACCTTAATACATTCCACATAGGAAGATATGTGAAATCTTTGGAGAACATAAAATATTGTCATATTAGTAGGTCTTTGAAAAGTGCGACAGGGTTGCCCGTTTCAAATTATGATTTCGACGCGTTTGATAAAAGGGTATTTGTTCTTGTAGGCCCACCAGGCTCTGGCAAAAGTACTTACCTCATCAAAGTAGCTCATTTAAAAAAAGAAAGGTCACCACAAACGTGGATTATCCATCTTGATATCGCTTCTGTAGTAAAATTTTTAGAAGCAAATGAAGGGGAACCACTAATGAATTTGTTTTATCAATTAGAAGGAACAGAAAGCAATTTTGAACAGGAACTGATGAACTCTTTGGAAAAGTATGTGCTCATTGACGGTTTTATTGAGCTTAATACAACgtatttaatttatttcaaaaaaatgatTACTCTTCTTTTAAAAGTAAATAGCATTTCTAAAATTTTCATTGCTCTCAGAGACAACCATATTTCTATGCAAGCATTAAAAGCTGTAAAAGAAGTTGAAATATTAATTATCAATCCATTTTCTGAGGACGACCaacaaacatattttaatatggcAATCCAGTCGATAAAAGATAAGTCCAGCTTTCACAAGTTTGTTGAAACATTTACTAAATTGAATCATCTGATGTCCAATCCTTTATATATGAGTCTTATGTTTGAAATATTTGTCGAAAGCGAAAAACAAACATCAATTATACTAACGAGAGAAAACGTTTATGAGATTTACAATTACTTTTTAAAAATCAAGAAACGCGTATTTGCATTAGAATATTCGGAAGAAAACAGTGTTTTATGTAGTATTTTGGACGATACATTTGAACGTTACTTAAACGATATGAGGCTAATAGCTGTTAAGAACATTTTTGCCAACACCGATTGTGAAAAATTCTTTGAACTCATCAGCATTCATGATTTTGTATTACGAATAGGTATAATCGAAAAATCTTATGACGAATACATCTTCAGGCACAAAACTTTTGAAGAATATCTTTCAGCTGAATATATTTGGAAATTGGTTTGTACAAAGAGTAAAAAGATTCTTTCTGAATTACtggatattatattttttaattttgaatacgCAGGAACATGCAGTTTTTTTGATGATATATTGCAGATAGCATCTAAagacaatttaacaaaaataagcgAAGTATACAATGAAATTTTTTCTGAGCCAGAAAGAATTGAGAGGACTAATATTACCTACCTCGCGCAGCAAGGAAATATAAATACTTTAAAGCTGTTTTTAACAAAATCCAAAGATTGTTCGAAAATATTAAGTAAAACATATTCAAATGGTAGAACAGTTCTCCACTATTCTGCTACATATCCTAAATTAATTGAATTCTTAGCAGAAAAAGGAGCAGATATTAACGCTCTCGATGATAAGGGATATGGTATTTGTCATTATGCTATGAGCTCATATCTTAGTGAAATGTATAATAAATCAATGACCACTAAAGATGTTCATGCACTGGTACGTTATTTGATGATCGAACGTGATGATTTTTTGGTCGATATTGTTGATGAGTTTGGCAATACCTTGTTGCATTACTTTTGTATGGATAACCAATTATTAGAAATAGTCCAATTTCTCTGTAGTGAAAATACCTCACTTTGTACTGCCCAAAACCTATTTGGAAACACTCCTTTACATTTTGCAGCACATAATGATGCTCACGAAATCATTCACTATTTCGTGGAACATATGAACATTGATATTTTAAGAGTAAAAAACCTTAAAGGAGATTCGCTTATACACTCAGCATCTTCTGGAAATGCGGTGAACGTTTTAGATTACATTAACGAATCACACGAGGTTATCTTCAAAGATTTGATTGATttagaaaatgataataaacACACAGCTTTAGACCACGCCTTTCTAAATTGTGCTTATGAAGCGATACAATATTTGGAAGGCAACTACGCAAAGCATGGCACCACATAA